A single region of the Candidatus Desulfatibia profunda genome encodes:
- a CDS encoding site-specific integrase, whose protein sequence is MLQRYCNQFLDYCRLADFSIRSIQALTARLNEFQAFLKVHKIRSVKKVTYRHLVDFVADYEDPSIHVRKFRVWTLRQFYHFLTLHAVLGTLVKY, encoded by the coding sequence ATGCTTCAGCGGTATTGCAACCAGTTTTTGGATTATTGCCGGCTGGCAGACTTCTCAATCCGGTCCATTCAAGCACTCACCGCCCGGCTGAACGAATTCCAAGCCTTTCTGAAAGTTCATAAAATCCGGTCAGTTAAAAAGGTCACATACCGGCATCTGGTTGATTTTGTTGCCGATTACGAAGATCCCTCAATCCACGTTAGAAAATTCCGGGTCTGGACCCTCAGGCAATTTTACCACTTTTTAACACTCCACGCGGTTTTGGGGACGTTGGTGAAATATTGA